In Gadus chalcogrammus isolate NIFS_2021 chromosome 1, NIFS_Gcha_1.0, whole genome shotgun sequence, one DNA window encodes the following:
- the smim29 gene encoding small integral membrane protein 29 isoform X2, with the protein MSLSTRLYATNITTPPPNINGDAAVGYVLVPFFLVTVIGIAVAVIMYIRRKQRIDRLRHQLLPVYTYDPSEELNEAEQELLWKEEDTKVVQGWARSYQQRRPLLAKDVHA; encoded by the exons ATGTCACTGAGTACCCGGTTATATGCCACGAACATCACCACACCACCGCCCAATATCAATGGGGATGCGGCGGTGGGTTATGTGTTGGTGCCGTTCTTCCTGGTCACGGTCATTGGTATAGCAGTTGCTGTG aTCATGTATATTCGCCGGAAACAAAG AATCGACCGGCTCCGTCACCAGCTGCTGCCAGTGTACACATACGACCCGTCAGAGGAACTAAACGAAGCAGAACAAGAGCTGTTGTGGAAGGAGGAGGATACAAAG GTCGTTCAAGGTTGGGCCCGATCCTACCAACAACGGCGACCTCTGCTGGCGAAAGATGTCCATGCATGA
- the smim29 gene encoding small integral membrane protein 29 isoform X1, which translates to MSLSTRLYATNITTPPPNINGDAAVGYVLVPFFLVTVIGIAVAVIMYIRRKQRIDRLRHQLLPVYTYDPSEELNEAEQELLWKEEDTKLPSDTEMYVAVGQTRLLHNPFHPQHV; encoded by the exons ATGTCACTGAGTACCCGGTTATATGCCACGAACATCACCACACCACCGCCCAATATCAATGGGGATGCGGCGGTGGGTTATGTGTTGGTGCCGTTCTTCCTGGTCACGGTCATTGGTATAGCAGTTGCTGTG aTCATGTATATTCGCCGGAAACAAAG AATCGACCGGCTCCGTCACCAGCTGCTGCCAGTGTACACATACGACCCGTCAGAGGAACTAAACGAAGCAGAACAAGAGCTGTTGTGGAAGGAGGAGGATACAAAG CTGCCTTCTGACACAGAAATGTATGTTGCTGTGGGTCAAACCAGGCTCCTCCACAATCCGTTTCACCCCCAACA CGTATGA